CGCGCTTGAGCACCGCGCCGGCTTCGTTGACCAGCGCCCACATGCCCTGGCGGTTGCGCAGCGCGGGACGCTTCTCGACGCGGAACTCGGGGCGCTCGGCGGCACGGCGGAAGGCGGCGAAGATCGCGGCGTCGCGGCCGAGTTGGATGGCATAATCCCGCCAGTGCCCGGCTGCGACCATGCGGCCGTAAAGATCGAGGATGCGGGTCAGCTCGACGCGCTCGAACCCCACTTGAGCGGGGCCGCGGAGCGGGAAAGGCGTTACGATCCCCGTCACGCGCGGTCGCGCTGCTCCTCGGTGCCGCGCGTGGTTTCGCGCTCGGCGAGCAGCTCGTCGACGCGCTTGCGCATCGCCTCCAGCTCGCAGCGCATAAGCTCGAGCTTCTGGGTCGCCGGATCGTAGAGCTCGCTGCACGGCGTGCCATAGGGCACGAAGTCCTTCTTCCACTTGCCCGCCTCGACCAAAGTCGCCTTGGCGGGGATGCCGACCATCACCGCGCCCTCGGGCACGTCCCTGGTTACCACCGCATTGGCGCCGATCCGCGCGCGCGCGCTCACCGTGATCGGCCCCAGCACTTGCGCGCCCGATCCGATGATCACGCCGTCCCTCAGCGTCGGATGCCGCTTGCCCGCGACGCCGTTATCGGGGCTAGTGCCGCCCAGCGTCACGCATTGGTAGATGGTCACGTCGTCGCCGATCTCGGCGGTCTCGCCGATCACCACGAAGCCATGGTCGATGAAGAAATTGCGCCCGATCTTCGCACCCGGATGGATGTCGATCCCGGTCAGCCAGCGCGAGGTGTGATTGACGAAGCGCGCGAGGAAGAACAGGTCGGCGCGATACAGCCGGTGCGCGACGCGGTGCCAGAACACCGCCCAAACGCCTGGATAGAGCAGGATTTCCGCACGACTCCGTGGCGCGGGATCCCGCGCGCGAATCGAATCGAGATAGGCTCCGAGACGACGGAACATGCAACAGGCCCCTTTGGTCTGTTCAGCTATTTAGGCTCGGAATGCTGGCTTTTCCAGCTTGGCGCATTTTTCCCGCTTGTCTCGTCTAAACACGATGTATCTTGTAGGGATTGAAACGCCGGGCCACACCCCGGGGCCGCAACCAGCGTGAAAGAGGATTGATGTTCGAAGCCATCGACTTCCAGGCATTGCTTCCCTTCATCGCAGTCGGTTTCGCCGCGCAGATCGTCGACGGCGCGCTGGGCATGGCGTTCGGGGTGATCTCCAGCACCTTGCTGGTCAGCGTTCTCGGCGTTCCGCCCGCCACCGCATCGGCCGGCGTCCACCTCGCGGAATGCTTCACCACCGGCGTTTCGGGCATCAGCCACGCGATTCACAAGAATGTGAACTGGAAGCTGTTCTTCCGCCTCCTCATCCCGGGGGTGATCGGCGGCGTCACCGGCGCTTACCTCCTCACCTCGCTCGACGCCTCGGTCACGCGGCCGTTCGTGATGACCTATCTCGCCGCAATCGGACTCTATCTGCTGTGGCGCGGAATCAGCTTTCCGACCCGCCACCACAAGGAGCCCAGGATCGTCGAGCCGCTCGGCCTCGCTGGCGGTTTCCTCGATGCGGCGGGCGGCGGCGGCTGGGGCCCGGTCGTCACCAGCAACCTGCTGATTCAGGGAACGCAGCCGCGCTACGTGATCGGTACGGTCAACAGCGTCGAGTTCTTCCTGACGCTGTCGGTGTCGATCACCTTCATCCTCCATCTCGGCTTCGCGGCCTTCACCGAAGCCGTGGTGGGGCTGCTGATCGGCGGCGTGATGGCGGCGCCCTTCGGGGCATTCCTCGCCAAGCGCGTACCGACCAAGACGCTGCTGATCCTTGTCGGCATCGTGCTGACGGTCACCAGCAGCTACAGCGTCTATCGCGCTCTCGTCTGATCCGCTCGATCAAATTTAAATCATTGAGTGATTGTCTCGATCAAACCGAACGAGACTTCCTGTTTCACTTGTGCGGCGCTGCAACGTAGATGCGGCGCTGCACAAGCTGCACTGCATCATAACGGAGACACCAGAACATGGCCCTCATCGGAAGCTCGCTCAAGCCGTTCACCGCGACCGCCTTCAAGGAAGGCAAGTTCGTCGACGTCACCGACGCCGACGTGCGCGGCAAATGGGCCGTTTTCTTCTTCTATCCGGCCGACTTCACCTTCGTCTGCCCGACCGAGCTCGAGGACCTCGCCGACGTCTACCCGACTCTCCAGAAGATGGGCGTCGAGGTATATTCGGTCTCGACCGACACGCATTTCAGCCACAAGGCATGGCACGACACCTCGCCCGCGATCGGCAAGATCAACTATTACATGCTGGGTGATCAGAACCACACGCTGTCGACCAATTTCGACGTGCTGCGCGAAGGCCAGGGCCTCGCCGATCGCGGCACCTTCGTGATCGATCCGGAGGGCGTGATCCAGATCGTCGAGATCACCAGCGAGGGCGTCGGCCGCAACGCGCAGGAGCTGCTGCGCAAGATCAAGGCGGCGCAGTATGTTGCAGCGCACCCCGGCGAAGTCTGCCCGGCCAAGTGGGAAGAGGGTGAAGAGACCCTCGCCCCGTCGCTCGACCTCGTCGGCAAGATCTAACACTTCGGCGCCCGCCCCCTCCCCTTGTGCGGGCGCCCAAGCGGCCCAGGGCTAACTTCCCGTAGCCCTGGGCCGTATTGTTTCTGGAATTCAGGAGATTCCGATGCTCGACGCACATCTCAAGCAGCAGCTCGAGGGCTACCTCGTGCACATCCGCGAGTCGGTGGAGCTCGTCGCCAGCCTGGGTGACGATGCCAAGTCGCGCGAGCTCGAAACCCTGCTCACCGAGATCGCCGAGCTGAGCGGCAAGATCACGCTCGTCCGCAGCGACGACAAGCGCAAGCCCAGCTTCATGATCCGCCGCGCTGGCACCGATATCGGCGTCCGCTTCGCCGGCATCCCGATGGGGCACGAATTCACCAGTCTCGTCCTCGCCCTGCTCCAGGTCGGTGGCCATCCGTCCAAGGCGGCGCAGGACGTGATCGAGCAAGTGAAGGGGCTCGAGGGCGAACTGCACTTCGAGACCTATTTCTCGCTGTCGTGCCAGAACTGCCCGGACGTGGTGCAGGCGCTCAACCTGATGGCGGTGCTCAACCCGAACGTCAGCCACGTCGCGATCGACGGCGCGCTGTTCAAGGACGAGGTCGATGCCCGCCAGGTGCTCGCCGTCCCTACCGTGTTCCTCAACGGTGAGCCGTTCGGCTCGGGCCGCATGGAGCTCGAGCAGATCGTGGCGAGGCTCGACAGCGGCGCCGAGGCCAAGGCCGCGGCAAAGCTCGAGGCCAAGGAGCCGTTCGACGTGCTCGTCGTCGGCGGCGGTCCCGCCGGCTCGGCCGCGGCGATCTACACCGCGCGTAAGGGGCTTCGCGTCGGCATCGCCGCCGAGCGCTTCGGTGGCCAGGTGCTCGACACGATGGGCATCGAGAACTTCATCTCGGTCCCCTACACCGAAGGCCCCAAGCTCGCCGCCCAGCTCGAAGGCCACGTCAAGGAAAACGAAGTCGACATCATGAACCTCCAGCGCGCCGACAAGCTGATCCCGGCAACGCGCGAAGGCGGGCTGCACGAGGTCGTGCTGGCCAATGGCGCCAGGCTCAAGGCGAAGACCGTCATCCTCTCCACCGGCGCGCGCTGGCGGCAGATGGGCGTGCCCGGCGAGGACGCGTATCGCAACAAGGGCGTCGCCTATTGCCCGCACTGCGACGGGCCGTTGTTCAAGGGCAAGCGCGTCGCGGTGATCGGCGGCGGCAATTCCGGCGTCGAGGCGGCGATCGATCTCGCCGGGATCGTCGCACACGTCACGCTGATCGAATATGACAGCCAGCTGCGCGCCGACGCGGTGCTCCAGCGCAAGCTCGGCAGCCTGCCCAACGTCAAGGTCATCACCTCGGCGCTCACCACCCGCGTGAACGGCGGCGAGAAGGTGACCGGCCTCACCTACAAGGACCGCAACTCGGGCGCGGAGCACGACATCGAGCTGGAGGGTATCTTCGTCCAGATCGGCCTGGTGCCCAACACCGAGTGGCTCAAGGATTCGATCGCCCTTACCTCGCGTGGCGAGATCGAGATCGACGCGCGCGGCGAGACAAGCCAGCCCGGCATCTTCGCGGCAGGCGACGCGACCACCGTGCCCTACAAGCAGATCGTGATCGCGATGGGCGCCGGCTCGACCGCCGCGCTCTCGGCCTTCGACTATCTCATCCGCCTGCCTGCGGAGGAGATCGAGGCGGCCGCGGCTTGAGTTTCCGGCCGCCGTCCCGGTGCGAAACCGGGACGGCGGCTCTGGAATATATTCACCGCCCCACTTATATCGGCGCCATTCATCGCTTGGATCGATCAATGGCGCAGACCTATCTCCCCACGCTCAAGCAGCTTCAATATCTGGTCGCGCTCAAGGATCACGGCCATTTCGGCCGCGCGGCAGAGGCCAGCTATGTCACCCAGTCCACCCTGTCCGCGGGCCTGCGCGAGCTCGAGACGCTGATCGGCGTCGTCCTGGTCGAGCGCACCCGCCGCGTCGTCCGCTTCACGCCGCTCGGCGAACGGATCGTCGACAAGGCCCGCCGCGTACTGCGCGAGGCGGAAGAACTCGCCGATCTCGCTCGCGCCGCCGGGCGCCCGCTGTCGGGCGAGATGCGGATGAGCGTCATCCCCACTATCGCGCCTTTCCTGCTCCCACGCATCCTCCCTCGGCTCCGCGCCGACTATCCTGATCTCAAGCTGTTCCTGCGTGAGGAGCCGAGCGGGGCGGCGTGCGAGAGCCTGCACACCGGTCGCACCGATTGCGTGCTGCTGGCCCTCCCCTACGCCTGTGGCGACGTCGAGACCGCGCCTTTGTTCGACGACAGGCTGTTCGTCGCCTTCCCCGAGGGCGAGTATGAGCCGGATCACGCCTCGGTCACCCCGGGCGAGATCGACGAGACGCGCCTGCTCCTTCTCGAGGACGGTCATTGCCTCAAGGATCACGCGCTCGCCGCGTGCAACCGGCCCGAATTGCGCGCCGAGGCGACGATGCTCGGCACCTCGCTCCACACCATGGTGCAGATGGTCGACAATGGCCTCGGCGTGACGATGCTCCCCGAAATGGCGCTCGACGCGGGCATCCTCGACCACACCCATGTCGCCGCGCGCCCACTTCAGGCCGACAACCCCGCGCGCCGCATCGCCCTGGTGTGGCGCAAGGCGTCTCCGCGCGAGCGCGATTTCCGCTTGCTCGCCGAGGTGCTGGCTCAGTCGGGCTTGCCGTCCGATCCGCTCCAGCGCGCCGCGGCCTGATCGTCGCCCGCCCGGGCTTCGACCCAGTTCGCCGTCCCGCCGCGCGTTTCGCGCTTCCAGAACGGCGCCTCTGTTTTCAATCGGTCGATCAGGAAGGCGCAGGCATCCAGCGCCTCGCGCCGGTGCGTCGCTGCGGTCGCGACCAGCACCACCCGGTCGCCGGGTTCCATCGGCCCGATTCGATGCACGATCACCGCCGAGAGCAGGCTCCAGCGCGTCATCGCCTGCTCGGCGAGGTCGCACAGCACGCCCTCGGTCATCCCGGGATAATGTTCCAGCTCGAGTCCCGTCACGCCGTCATCGGCGCGCACGATCCCGATGAAGCTCGCCACCGCCCCCGCCCCGGTCTCCTCGATCCCGGCGAGTTCGGTGCCGATATCGATCGGCGCGGGATCGACCGAGACGCGGATCATCCGCCGGTCACCGGCGGGAAGAAGGCCACTTCCGCGACATTGCCCAGCTCGCTGTCGGGCGGCACGAAGCGCTGGTCCACGGCAGCGCGCAGCTTCGTAAGGTCGCCTAGCGCGTCGGCGTGGCCGTCGCTCCGTCCCTTCAGCCAATCCGCGAGATCCGCGACGGTGCGCACGGCCTCGGGCGGCTCGACCGTCTCCTCTCCGGTGCCGATGCGCTCGCGAACCCAGGCGAAATAGAGCAGCCGCATCAGCTGTCCATATGCTTCAGGCCGACGCGGAGGTAATCCCAGCCGGTGATCAGCGTCAGCAGCGCCGCAGCCCACAACATCACCAGGCTCACGTCATGCACCCATGGCCAGCCGGGCACTGCCCCCGCCAGCACCAGCCCGCCGAGCGACGCCAGCTGCAACGCCGTCTTCCACTTGGCCAGCGCCGAGACGGGCACCGACACCTGGATTCCGCCCAGGAACTCGCGCAGCCCAGACACCGCGATCTCGCGCAGCAGGATGACCAGCGCGGCGATCATGTGCAGGTCGGCGATGATCCCCTTGGCGCACAGGATCAGGATCACCGCCGCGACCATGATCTTGTCGGCGATCGGATCGAGGAAGATGCCGAGCTTCGACACCGTCCCGCGCGAGCGCGCGAGATAGCCGTCGAAATAGTCGGTGATCCCCATCAGGCAGTAGGTCGCGAAGGCGAGCGCATAGCCCGTCTCCCATTCCCGCCACCACAGGAAGAAGACGAGCAGCGGCACGGTGACGATCCGCGACAGGGTCAGGATATTGGGCAGGGTCAGCATCGGCCCCTGCTCTAGCATCGCCGGCGCCCGCAATCATCCCCCGGGATGCGCGGGCGCTGACACCGGTTTGTCACATCGCGCCGATAGCGGTTGCCGCCACCTGCCCCGCCCGGCTATGCCCGGCTCAGTTTCGACGGACGAAGGCCCGCCAACCACATGATCAACGCGCTCGGATTGCTCAAGGAGCGCCGGTTTCTCCCCCTTTTCACCACGCAGTTCCTGGGGGCGTTCAACGACAATCTGTTCAAGACCGCGCTGGTTCTGTTCGCCACCTATCAGGTGTTCAACGATCCCCAGCAGGAAAGCTATTTCAACGCGCTGGCGACGGGCCTCGCGATCCTGCCCTTCTTCGTCCTCTCCGCGCTCTCGGGGCAGCTCGCCGACACCTATGACAAGGCGCGCATCATCCGCATCGTCAAGACGGTCGAGATCGGCATCATGCTGTTCGGCGGCGCGGGCATCTATGTCGCGAAGATCGGCTACACCAATCTCGGCATCGGCATGATGCTCGGCGCGGTGTTCATGCTCGGCACCCACTCGACCTTTTTCGGCCCGATCAAATACGCGATCCTGCCCCAGCATCTGAAGGATGACGAGGTGCTCGGCGGCACCGGCCTGGTCGAGGCCGCGACCTATCTCTCGATCCTGCTGGGTACGGTGATTGCGGGCTGGGTCTCGGTCGAAACCGCGGGATTCCTGACGCTGGCGGTCGCCGCGATCGGCTGGTTCACCGGACGCCTTGTGCCGC
This is a stretch of genomic DNA from Sphingomonas sp. BT-65. It encodes these proteins:
- a CDS encoding DUF2794 domain-containing protein — translated: MTGIVTPFPLRGPAQVGFERVELTRILDLYGRMVAAGHWRDYAIQLGRDAAIFAAFRRAAERPEFRVEKRPALRNRQGMWALVNEAGAVLKRGHELGPVLAPVERRLLKLVED
- the pgsA gene encoding CDP-diacylglycerol--glycerol-3-phosphate 3-phosphatidyltransferase, translating into MLTLPNILTLSRIVTVPLLVFFLWWREWETGYALAFATYCLMGITDYFDGYLARSRGTVSKLGIFLDPIADKIMVAAVILILCAKGIIADLHMIAALVILLREIAVSGLREFLGGIQVSVPVSALAKWKTALQLASLGGLVLAGAVPGWPWVHDVSLVMLWAAALLTLITGWDYLRVGLKHMDS
- a CDS encoding molybdenum cofactor biosynthesis protein MoaE — protein: MIRVSVDPAPIDIGTELAGIEETGAGAVASFIGIVRADDGVTGLELEHYPGMTEGVLCDLAEQAMTRWSLLSAVIVHRIGPMEPGDRVVLVATAATHRREALDACAFLIDRLKTEAPFWKRETRGGTANWVEARAGDDQAAARWSGSDGKPD
- the ahpF gene encoding alkyl hydroperoxide reductase subunit F, with the protein product MLDAHLKQQLEGYLVHIRESVELVASLGDDAKSRELETLLTEIAELSGKITLVRSDDKRKPSFMIRRAGTDIGVRFAGIPMGHEFTSLVLALLQVGGHPSKAAQDVIEQVKGLEGELHFETYFSLSCQNCPDVVQALNLMAVLNPNVSHVAIDGALFKDEVDARQVLAVPTVFLNGEPFGSGRMELEQIVARLDSGAEAKAAAKLEAKEPFDVLVVGGGPAGSAAAIYTARKGLRVGIAAERFGGQVLDTMGIENFISVPYTEGPKLAAQLEGHVKENEVDIMNLQRADKLIPATREGGLHEVVLANGARLKAKTVILSTGARWRQMGVPGEDAYRNKGVAYCPHCDGPLFKGKRVAVIGGGNSGVEAAIDLAGIVAHVTLIEYDSQLRADAVLQRKLGSLPNVKVITSALTTRVNGGEKVTGLTYKDRNSGAEHDIELEGIFVQIGLVPNTEWLKDSIALTSRGEIEIDARGETSQPGIFAAGDATTVPYKQIVIAMGAGSTAALSAFDYLIRLPAEEIEAAAA
- a CDS encoding sulfite exporter TauE/SafE family protein; its protein translation is MFEAIDFQALLPFIAVGFAAQIVDGALGMAFGVISSTLLVSVLGVPPATASAGVHLAECFTTGVSGISHAIHKNVNWKLFFRLLIPGVIGGVTGAYLLTSLDASVTRPFVMTYLAAIGLYLLWRGISFPTRHHKEPRIVEPLGLAGGFLDAAGGGGWGPVVTSNLLIQGTQPRYVIGTVNSVEFFLTLSVSITFILHLGFAAFTEAVVGLLIGGVMAAPFGAFLAKRVPTKTLLILVGIVLTVTSSYSVYRALV
- the moaD gene encoding molybdopterin converting factor subunit 1; the encoded protein is MRLLYFAWVRERIGTGEETVEPPEAVRTVADLADWLKGRSDGHADALGDLTKLRAAVDQRFVPPDSELGNVAEVAFFPPVTGG
- the ahpC gene encoding alkyl hydroperoxide reductase subunit C gives rise to the protein MALIGSSLKPFTATAFKEGKFVDVTDADVRGKWAVFFFYPADFTFVCPTELEDLADVYPTLQKMGVEVYSVSTDTHFSHKAWHDTSPAIGKINYYMLGDQNHTLSTNFDVLREGQGLADRGTFVIDPEGVIQIVEITSEGVGRNAQELLRKIKAAQYVAAHPGEVCPAKWEEGEETLAPSLDLVGKI
- the epsC gene encoding serine O-acetyltransferase EpsC; this translates as MFRRLGAYLDSIRARDPAPRSRAEILLYPGVWAVFWHRVAHRLYRADLFFLARFVNHTSRWLTGIDIHPGAKIGRNFFIDHGFVVIGETAEIGDDVTIYQCVTLGGTSPDNGVAGKRHPTLRDGVIIGSGAQVLGPITVSARARIGANAVVTRDVPEGAVMVGIPAKATLVEAGKWKKDFVPYGTPCSELYDPATQKLELMRCELEAMRKRVDELLAERETTRGTEEQRDRA
- a CDS encoding hydrogen peroxide-inducible genes activator, translated to MAQTYLPTLKQLQYLVALKDHGHFGRAAEASYVTQSTLSAGLRELETLIGVVLVERTRRVVRFTPLGERIVDKARRVLREAEELADLARAAGRPLSGEMRMSVIPTIAPFLLPRILPRLRADYPDLKLFLREEPSGAACESLHTGRTDCVLLALPYACGDVETAPLFDDRLFVAFPEGEYEPDHASVTPGEIDETRLLLLEDGHCLKDHALAACNRPELRAEATMLGTSLHTMVQMVDNGLGVTMLPEMALDAGILDHTHVAARPLQADNPARRIALVWRKASPRERDFRLLAEVLAQSGLPSDPLQRAAA